In Pongo pygmaeus isolate AG05252 chromosome 19, NHGRI_mPonPyg2-v2.0_pri, whole genome shotgun sequence, the genomic stretch tgtcacccaggcttgagtgcagtggggcaatctcagctcattgcagcctcaacctcctgggcttaagggatcctcctgcctcagtcactgagtagctgaggctacaggcacatgctaccatacctggctaattttttgtattttttatagacatggggttttgctatgttgcccaggctggtcttgaactcctaggctcaagtgatctgcctgcctcagcctcccaaagtgctgggattagaggtgtgagccaccatgcctggcctttgatgctaatttttcttttgctttttcttttcttttctttttttgagatggagtcttgctctgtcacccaggccagagtgcagtggtgcagtcttggctcactgcaacctccgcctcctgggttcaagtgattctcatacctcagcctcctgagtagctgggattacaggcacccatcaccatgcctggctaattttttgtatttttagtagagatgtggtttcgccactttggccaggctggtcttgaactcctgacctcaggtgatctgcctgcctccgcctcccaaagtgctgggattacatgagccactgcacccggcctgaggctaatttttaatttgttaggGTGGGTCTAGGTGAGCCTTTTCTCTAGGGATAGTTTAGCTCTACTACTAAGGCATAACCCTTCTGGGGTCTGATTAAATATGCATCTCCACTCTAGGAGGCTGGAGCTTGATTATCTCCCTGCCGTTGGTGAGCTCTGagaatttaccattttattgCTCCTTTTTGTGTGGTCTTACTGAGTTTCACTATACACATGTGAAGTTTAGTATTCAGGAAGACTTGAAGAGACCCCTATGCAGATTTCTGGAGTTTTTTGAGTAGTTTACTCCTTTCCAGAACTGTGCTCTGCTGCAACCTTTAGTATCTTGGCTTCCCTGAGTCCTGTCTCCATCTTCTCAACTCAGGAAGAGCACCATGCTCTGCTCGGGCTTCCCCTCCTTGAATTACAGTCTGGAATGTTCCTCCAGGCAGAAATCCAGGGATGTTACAGAGCTCACCTTGTTCATTTTCCTTACTTCAGGGATCACAGTTCTGGACTTCTAAAAACAGCTATTtctctttacatatattttctatatagagaaatacacacacacacacacacacacacacgtatatatatttgagacagggtctcactctgttgcccagcctggagtgcagaggtgtgatgatacctcactgtagcctcaacctcccaggcttaagctatcctcccacctcagcctctgagtagctgggactacaggcacaggccatcatacccagctaattcttttgtattttttgtagagatggggttttgccatgttgccgaggctgatctctaactcctgggctcaagcagtctgccaacctttgcctcccaaagtgctgggattacaggggtgagccactgtgcccagccttcataTATTTTGCAGCaataattttctcattgtttACGGTGGCAGAGTAATTTCATTTATTATGGTAGGAGTAGAACCCTTTTTACTGGCGTTTTAATCAAGTTTTGAAGAGGAGGGAGTTACATGCATGTGGTCAgttcactgttcttttttttttttgagacggagttttgctcttgtcgtccaggctggagtgcaatggcacgatcttggctcactgcaacctccacctcccgggttcaagcagttcacttgcctcagcctcctgattagctgggattacaggcatgggccaccacgcctggctaattttgtatttttagtagagatggggtttctccatgttggtcaggctggtctcgaactcccaatctcaggtgatctgcctgcctcggcctcccaaagtgctgggattataggcgtgagctaccgcacctggcctgtcagTTCACTGTTCTTAACTAGAAGTCCTAGActcttgaaatatatttaaatacttatgtttaaggccgggcgtggtggctcacgcctgtaatcccaacactttgggaggccaaggcaggcgaatcacttgaggtcaggagttggagaccagcctgggcaacatatcaaaaccctgtctctactaaaaatacaaaaattagcctggcatagtggtgctcgcctgtaatcccagctactcaggaggctgaggcacaagaatcgcttgaacctgggaggcggaagttgcaatgagccaagatggcaccactgcactctagcctgggtgacacagtgagactctgtctcaaaaaccaaacaaacaaacaagcaaaacttaTGTTTAACAAACATGCTTTATAAGCCAGgtgcaggggcctgtaatcccagctgcttgggaggctgaaacaggaggattgctcaagcctaggagtttgaaaccagcctgggtgacataatgagaccctgtctcaagtaaaaaaaaaaaaaaaaaaaaagcttttgtctgggcgctgtggctcacacctgtaatcccagcactttgggagcccgagccaggtggatcacctgaggtcaggagttcaagactagcctggccaacatggtgaaaacccatctctactaaaaatacaaaaaattagccagacgtggtggcgaatgtctgtaatcccagctactcgggaggctgaggcaggagaatcgcttgaacccgggagacggaggttgcagtgagccgatatcatgccattgtactccagcctagccaacagagagagactccgtctcaaaaaaaaaaacacacaaaaaaacaaaaaaaagcttttattacTTTTATCACACAACAAAAATCTCATGCGATGTAATCATGTTATTCACAAAATTATAGGATTTGTACAAATTCTAATGCGTAGTGTCCCACAAGCACAGGACATGGTTGTGAAATTGTATTAATACCATGAACTTGTTATTTCATTCCTGTCTGTGTATTACTGTAACCGTTAGTTAAACCTCACTCAGTGATAATGTCAGTGATCTAAATTGGTAGCCCTTCCTGAAGGTGGTCTGGGACCCTTAGGGTAGGTCTGGTCCCAGGTGAGCTCCTTGGCCAACAGCCTCTTTGCCACCCCACTTCAGTCCCAGGCTTATTCTTGGCAGGCAGACCACTGGGCCCTGGAGGAGAGGACCCAGCCAGGGGCCCTTGGCGGACAGGAAGGGAGGAAGCCCTCCCTCTTCCAGAGTTACTTTCTGTCCTGTCTTCTAAGCCCCTTTCCATCCACGTGACCCCAGCTCATAGTGTGTCTTTCCGTTGCCTTGTGAGGTTGGCGAGGCAGAGCAGCCCCAGCAGGGGGTGGGGGTTGCTGCCTGCTCTGGGGCTGTCTGGCTCCGGAGGGCTGCCTCCGACCTGACTGGGGCTATATcttccactcctcctcctcctcctccaggtggACATTGAGCAGCTAGATCCCCGCGGCCGGACtcccctgcacctggccaccaCGCTGGGGCACCTTGAGTGTGCCCGTGTGCTCCTGGCACACGGTGCAGACGTGGGCAGGGAGAATCGCAGCGGCTGGACAGGTGGGCAGCCCTGCTCACCCCAGCCCCACAGCCGGGGCCTCCCCAGCATCATAGACCTATGGTTGGCTGAAGGGTCCTGCCCTGTGACcttgcctccccctcccccagtgcTCCAGGAGGCTGTGAGTACCCGGGACCTGGAGCTGGTGCAGCTGGTGCTTCGGTACCGGGACTACCAACGGGTAGTGAAGCGGCTGGCGGGCATCCCCGTGCTCCTGGAGAAGCTGCGCAAGGTGAGGCCCAGCCTCTCAGCCTCCACGGGAGCCCTCGAGCCCTTCTCCAGTGCAGACTTAGCCTCTCTCCCCTTCGTCCTCCAGGCCCAGGACTTCTACGTGGAGATGAAATGGGAGTTCACTAGCTGGGGTAAGCGGGATGCAGCAGGTCGCTTCTGGGCTCTCTCCCACTTTAGGTCCTGCGCTTGCTCCCCTGCCTGGAATGTGTTCTCATAGCTCTTCCGGCGGTTCCCTCCATCCCTTAGCTCAGCTCAGGGCCACCGCCTCAGCTAGGCCTTTCCAGATTGCCCCAGATACTGTCTTGATTCCATTATTATTCTCTTCACTCTGTCATGATTTGCTTACTGTATTCATGACCTGCCGCTCCTTGTTAGAAGGTAAGCTCTGAGACGGCAGGAGGCCTGTCTTTTTCACCGTTGTATTCCCAGTGGCTGGAACACTCAGTAggtgtttcataaatatttgttgaaagaatggatgaaagagtgagtgaatgaattaacAAATGGTGGACACTAGGGACTTAGTGGTGACAGAAACACGCCCATCCCGACCTCAGGTTGCTCTTCTGAGTGAGTATGGTCTACACTGGCCAGGGAGGGGGTTTCGGAGGAGAGGCTGCTCTCTCATCAGTTCCCTCCCCTGTTCCTGGCCACACGGATCCCAAACCCCATGCCCTGAGCTGGCCTAGGCCGGGTAGGCCAGACCAATCAAAGCCACCTCCAACCTCCGCTTCCACCAGTGCCCCTGGTGTCCAAGATCTGCCCTAGTGACACCTACAAAGTGTGGAAGAGCGGCCAGAACCTGAGGGTAGACACCACACTCCTGGGCTTTGACCACATGACCTGGCAGCGAGGGAACCGCAGCTTTGTCTTCAGGGGCCAAGGTCAGGCAGGCAGGaagtggggcagggtggggacaaTGGGAGGCGGCCCCAGGCCACCCCTGATCCGCCTGTGCTGTTCCGTGGTTGGCAGACACAAGCGCTGTGGTCATGGAGATTGACCACGACCGCCGGGTGGTGTACACAGAGACTCTGGCACTGGCTGGGCAGGACCGGGAGCTGCTGCTGGCTGCTGCTCAGCCCACCGAGGAACAGGTGCTGAGCCGGCTTACCGCGCCCGTCGTCACCACGCAGCTTGACACCAAGAATATCTCCTTTGAGAGGTGGGTGGGCATGGCCTTGGTCACCCTTGAGCCAGCCTGGTGGGGTGCCTGCCTCACCTGGACCACTCTGCTTCCCCAGGAACAAGACTGGCATCCTGGGCTGGCGCAGTGAAAAGACGGAGATGGTGAATGGATATGAAGCTAAGGTGAGGCTGCAGCTCCCAGCTGCCAGCCCAGCTGCACTCTTGCCTACAGCAAGCTGTACAGGGGATTCTgacctcccttccccagccctggagGTACAGAAGCAATGCAGCGTGGTCGAGCACTTATATTTGGGTTCAAGGCACTTCTCTGGTGTTTTATATGGATGTATGGATGTATACACAGGGCAAgtgcacatgcacacgcacacgcacacacacacaaccctttCTGGTAGGTGCTGTTCTATTAGTATTCCCATTttactaatgtttattgagtccTTTCCTTGGCATCCCATTTAGTCTTCACAACCCCAGGAAGTAGGgatgattggtccattttatgaTGAGGAAATAGAGGCTTAGAGTGGTTCTGTGACCTgtacaaggtcacacagctgttaagtggcagagctggggttcagATCCTGGCTGGCCTGATTCTAGAGCCAGGCCTTTATCCCTAAAAAGACTGCCtggccgggcatgttggctcacacctgtaatcccagcgctttgggaggccgaggtgagcggatcacctgaggtcagttcgagaccagcctggctaacatggtgaaaccctgtctctactaaaaatacaaaaaattagccgggtgtggtagcaggcacctgtaatcccagctactcgggaggctgaggcaggagaatcgcttgcacctgggaggctgagcttgcagtgtgcAGAGACCcggccatagcactccagcctgggcaacagagcgagactcgatctaaaaaaaaaaaaaaaaagctctgccTGTTACTCTGGGACTCCTATGTTGCCCATGACATGAAAGCAGGAGCTAACAAATGCCATGGGTTTCAGAGGTGGCATCTCCTCTGAAAGCCTCCCCTGCTTCTGTAGTCTAGGAAGGCCTCTGTGCTACCCCCACCAGTGCATGGACCATGCTGTTATAACTCCATTTTATTGTCTCCTTATAGAGATTGTAAGTTTCAGGAGGGCAGGGATCATATTTGGCTTGTTTACTGTATCCTTGATGCCTAcctcaatgcctggcacataaaggctcctcaaaaaatgtttgttgaatgaataagtgaatgaatgaatgacctcATATATTTACTTACCCAAAAGCCTGGAGCAGAGTCTCTCCAGGACCCTTTGCTACAGGGAGTGTTCCCAGTGCCCTTAGGGGTAAGACACAGGGTAAGACCAGAACTGCCTATGAGACCTTTCTTCATCTGTCCCCAGGTGTATGGGGCATCTAACGTGGAGCTCATCACCCGGACACGGACAGAGCATCTTTCAGAACAGCACAAGGGCAAGGTCAAAGGTAATGAGGCAGAGGTGGATGGGGAGAGGTGTTGCAGGACTGCGGGAACCAGCTCCCACTTCAGTGCTTCCATCAGTATTCCCACTGGCATCCTAGCAAGAGCCTGGATACTTTATTCAGACCAATAGATTTCAATTCAGGTGCCAAGCCCTAATGATGGGTAGTGGCTGCCTAGAGTACTAAGAAGATTCTAAGGACTCATCTGGGTTCAGTGGAGAGGCATGCTGCAAGTGATTACTAATGTTGGTGTTGAATTTGGGAGGGGAGAGAAATGACATGTATGCCATTTATTGGCCATTCTAGTCTAGTGGGACATATCCTAGGTAGAAAGTCAGGGGACCTTGCCACAGATTCTGTATGCCCACTGATGCCACACCTGATTCTCTGGGTACCAGATACCGTGTCCGAGGTGAAAAAGTATAATTTCTACCTCACAGGGGAACAGCATGAAATCATGCCTATGGAAGTACCTGAAgcagacacacacgcacatgcacacccCACAGTGCCTACCGGGGCAGGTGTTTTACTGTCCAGGGTCACCGAGCTGGAGAGGAGCACTTTTGGAAGTTGCTTCTGACCTCTAGGCCTACTTTTTACTGTTTTAAGCTGTGCTCACAGAGTCCCTGGCCCCTGGCCCTTGGAGCCCTCAGTCCCCTTCAGGTGAAGGTGCCTGAGTATGTGGTTGGGTGAGCAGGCCCCACCCCAGGAACTGGCCTCCTCCCTAGGTCTTGGGTGCTGTCACCTCTGATGGGGTGCCCAGGTGTGTGTGGAGCTGCAGTGTCCTCTGAGATGCCACATTTCTTGTAGGCTGTAAGACACCTTTGCAGTCCTTCCTGGGAATCGCTGAGCAGCACGGGGGCCCCCATAATGGGGTGAGTGTGTGCAGGTGTACCCGTAAGTGGAGGGATGTGGATGTGGCTCAGGAGGAGGCTTGGGAGGCGTCCTGCTTAGCATGGCCTATGTGGACCTCCTTTCCACAATGCCCAAGGCCATGTCAGCGCCACACTGGCAGAGGGGACAGCTTGGGGGCCTTGTGACAACAAATGAGCTGGCCTGGCATTAGGAACTGAGGGGAGCTCCTGGGCCCCTCCCCATGTGGTACAGACCCTGATCACTCAGACTCTGAGCCAAGCCAACCCCACTGCCATCACTGCAGAAGAATACTTCAACCCCAACTTTGAGTTGGGCAACCGTGATATGGGCCGCCCCATGGAACTGACCACCAAGACACAGAAGTGAGGCCCCTGCCggtgctgggagggtgggggGCCGGGGCTCCAGGAGATGCTGGGAGGCCATGGCTTCCTGCAGTGTCCCTTACCCCTTGGGATCTGGTGGGGGCAGGTTCAAGGCCAAGCTGTGGCTGTGTGAGGAGCATCCCCTGTCCCTGTGTGAGCAGGTGGCCCCCATCATTGACCTCATGGCCGTCAGCAATGCACTTTTTGCCAAGCTCCGGGACTTCATCACCCTGCgtctgcctcctggcttcccaGTTAAGATTGGTGAGACCGCACGGCCATTTCTCCTGAGCCCGTGGCGGGCTGACCAGGGTTTAGATGAGGTCGGGgtggggctgaggctgaggtgtgaggggCTGGGTGGTGGCGCCTGATGGTTTCCTCATCCTCAGAAATCCCGATCTTCCACATCCTCAACGCCCGCATCACCTTCGGGAACCTCAACGGCTGCGACGAACCGGTGCCGTCAGTGCGAGGCAGCCCTAGCAGCGAGACGCCTTCCCCAGGCAGCGACTCCTCCAGCGTCAGCAGCTCCAGCTCCACGAGTGAGGCCCCCTCCCCGCGAGAACGCCTGCCCCTCGGCTCTCCCCGGGGTGGTTGGGAGGGGCGCGCCCGGCCGTGCCTGACCCAGCCCCCGCGCCCCCAGCCTCCTGCCGCGGCTGCGAGATCTCCCCAGCGTTGTTCGAGGCCCCGCGCGGCTACAGCGTGATGGGCGGCCAGCGGGAGGCGGCGACCCGGGACGACGACGACGACTTGCTGCAATTCGCCATCCAGCAGAGCCTGCTTGAGGCGGGCAGTGAGTATGACCAGGTGCGTCTCCGCGGCGCGCGGGGCCACGGGACTCCGCGCCGCCACGGCTAACACCCACGCCTCCCCGCAGGTCACCATCTGGGAGGCGCTAACCAACAGCAAGCCAGGCACCCACCCCATGTCCTACGAGGGTCGCCGACAGGACAGGTCAGTGCCCGCTGGGCCGGAGAGAATCCTCCGTAGAGGATCCTGTCTCCCCTAAGCCAGGACACAGCCGGAGAACCCGCGGGGCCCTCGGCAGGGACCCTCCTGGTATCGGGATGGCTTCTGCCACCACTCCTGCCTCCGAGATGGCAGGCAGGGGTCAGGGATCCAGGCTTCACCGCGGAGTTCAGACTCTCCCCAGGCATTGACGGGGAGAACTTGGTAGGGTCTGGGCTCCGCCACGACCAGGTGGGGGCCAGGACGCCGCGGGACTGACCGCCTCCACTAGAGGGTGGTGGCCGCGGGCCGCCCTGGAGCCTCCACGCCGTGTCCCGGCCTCGGCCGGTGGGTGGGTGCGCCCGGGAGCCCGCGAcattccttccccacccccaggagCGCCCCGCCCACGCCGCAGCGCCAGCCTGCGCCCCCGGCGTCAGTGCCCAGCCCTCGGCCCAGCTCAGGGCCAGGTTCCGGCGGCCACGTGTTCCGGAGCTACGACGAGCAGCTGCGGCTGGCGATGGAACTGTCGgcgcaggagcaggaggagaggcgGCGGCGCGCgcgccaggaggaggaggagctggagcgCATCCTGAGGCTCTCACTGACCGAGCAGTAGCGCCCCCTGCCGGGACCCTCGCCTGCGCCACGCGCGCCACGCCCAGGGCCAGGAGCCAGACAAACCCCGGCCTGTGCGCCTGCAGAGCGGCGGCTGGAGACTGGAGCCACCGCCTCGCGGGTGCAGCAGCACAGCAGGCACGGTTAGGGGAGGGATTCGGCATGGCCGCGGGGTA encodes the following:
- the ANKRD13B gene encoding ankyrin repeat domain-containing protein 13B isoform X2, encoding MQLRGPGGCGRASLRRRPRGPRPVRPRARCGRLLPPPSGVFVCGGVGGERESAPRRRVPAPSQGGWGHLRAARRRRLARTPVARAARTAPGALPPPAAARTCPSRSPASRQRRPPAPRPRAPAPAPSLLPGRAPRPRHEERAMIPANASARKGPEGKYPLHYLVWHNRHRELEKEVRAGQVDIEQLDPRGRTPLHLATTLGHLECARVLLAHGADVGRENRSGWTVLQEAVSTRDLELVQLVLRYRDYQRVVKRLAGIPVLLEKLRKAQDFYVEMKWEFTSWVPLVSKICPSDTYKVWKSGQNLRVDTTLLGFDHMTWQRGNRSFVFRGQDTSAVVMEIDHDRRVVYTETLALAGQDRELLLAAAQPTEEQVLSRLTAPVVTTQLDTKNISFERNKTGILGWRSEKTEMVNGYEAKVRLQLPAASPAALLPTASCTGDSDLPSPALEVYGASNVELITRTRTEHLSEQHKGKVKGCKTPLQSFLGIAEQHGGPHNGTLITQTLSQANPTAITAEEYFNPNFELGNRDMGRPMELTTKTQKFKAKLWLCEEHPLSLCEQVAPIIDLMAVSNALFAKLRDFITLRLPPGFPVKIEIPIFHILNARITFGNLNGCDEPVPSVRGSPSSETPSPGSDSSSVSSSSSTTSCRGCEISPALFEAPRGYSVMGGQREAATRDDDDDLLQFAIQQSLLEAGSEYDQVTIWEALTNSKPGTHPMSYEGRRQDRSAPPTPQRQPAPPASVPSPRPSSGPGSGGHVFRSYDEQLRLAMELSAQEQEERRRRARQEEEELERILRLSLTEQ
- the ANKRD13B gene encoding ankyrin repeat domain-containing protein 13B isoform X3 gives rise to the protein MQLRGPGGCGRASLRRRPRGPRPVRPRARCGRLLPPPSGVFVCGGVGGERESAPRRRVPAPSQGGWGHLRAARRRRLARTPVARAARTAPGALPPPAAARTCPSRSPASRQRRPPAPRPRAPAPAPSLLPGRAPRPRHEERAMIPANASARKGPEGKYPLHYLVWHNRHRELEKEVRAGQVDIEQLDPRGRTPLHLATTLGHLECARVLLAHGADVGRENRSGWTVLQEAVSTRDLELVQLVLRYRDYQRVVKRLAGIPVLLEKLRKAQDFYVEMKWEFTSWVPLVSKICPSDTYKVWKSGQNLRVDTTLLGFDHMTWQRGNRSFVFRGQDTSAVVMEIDHDRRVVYTETLALAGQDRELLLAAAQPTEEQVLSRLTAPVVTTQLDTKNISFERNKTGILGWRSEKTEMVNGYEAKVYGASNVELITRTRTEHLSEQHKGKVKGCKTPLQSFLGIAEQHGGPHNGTLITQTLSQANPTAITAEEYFNPNFELGNRDMGRPMELTTKTQNVPYPLGSGGGRFKAKLWLCEEHPLSLCEQVAPIIDLMAVSNALFAKLRDFITLRLPPGFPVKIEIPIFHILNARITFGNLNGCDEPVPSVRGSPSSETPSPGSDSSSVSSSSSTTSCRGCEISPALFEAPRGYSVMGGQREAATRDDDDDLLQFAIQQSLLEAGSEYDQVTIWEALTNSKPGTHPMSYEGRRQDRSAPPTPQRQPAPPASVPSPRPSSGPGSGGHVFRSYDEQLRLAMELSAQEQEERRRRARQEEEELERILRLSLTEQ
- the ANKRD13B gene encoding ankyrin repeat domain-containing protein 13B isoform X1, whose protein sequence is MQLRGPGGCGRASLRRRPRGPRPVRPRARCGRLLPPPSGVFVCGGVGGERESAPRRRVPAPSQGGWGHLRAARRRRLARTPVARAARTAPGALPPPAAARTCPSRSPASRQRRPPAPRPRAPAPAPSLLPGRAPRPRHEERAMIPANASARKGPEGKYPLHYLVWHNRHRELEKEVRAGQVDIEQLDPRGRTPLHLATTLGHLECARVLLAHGADVGRENRSGWTVLQEAVSTRDLELVQLVLRYRDYQRVVKRLAGIPVLLEKLRKAQDFYVEMKWEFTSWVPLVSKICPSDTYKVWKSGQNLRVDTTLLGFDHMTWQRGNRSFVFRGQDTSAVVMEIDHDRRVVYTETLALAGQDRELLLAAAQPTEEQVLSRLTAPVVTTQLDTKNISFERNKTGILGWRSEKTEMVNGYEAKVRLQLPAASPAALLPTASCTGDSDLPSPALEVYGASNVELITRTRTEHLSEQHKGKVKGCKTPLQSFLGIAEQHGGPHNGTLITQTLSQANPTAITAEEYFNPNFELGNRDMGRPMELTTKTQNVPYPLGSGGGRFKAKLWLCEEHPLSLCEQVAPIIDLMAVSNALFAKLRDFITLRLPPGFPVKIEIPIFHILNARITFGNLNGCDEPVPSVRGSPSSETPSPGSDSSSVSSSSSTTSCRGCEISPALFEAPRGYSVMGGQREAATRDDDDDLLQFAIQQSLLEAGSEYDQVTIWEALTNSKPGTHPMSYEGRRQDRSAPPTPQRQPAPPASVPSPRPSSGPGSGGHVFRSYDEQLRLAMELSAQEQEERRRRARQEEEELERILRLSLTEQ
- the ANKRD13B gene encoding ankyrin repeat domain-containing protein 13B isoform X4, whose product is MQLRGPGGCGRASLRRRPRGPRPVRPRARCGRLLPPPSGVFVCGGVGGERESAPRRRVPAPSQGGWGHLRAARRRRLARTPVARAARTAPGALPPPAAARTCPSRSPASRQRRPPAPRPRAPAPAPSLLPGRAPRPRHEERAMIPANASARKGPEGKYPLHYLVWHNRHRELEKEVRAGQVDIEQLDPRGRTPLHLATTLGHLECARVLLAHGADVGRENRSGWTVLQEAVSTRDLELVQLVLRYRDYQRVVKRLAGIPVLLEKLRKAQDFYVEMKWEFTSWVPLVSKICPSDTYKVWKSGQNLRVDTTLLGFDHMTWQRGNRSFVFRGQDTSAVVMEIDHDRRVVYTETLALAGQDRELLLAAAQPTEEQVLSRLTAPVVTTQLDTKNISFERNKTGILGWRSEKTEMVNGYEAKVYGASNVELITRTRTEHLSEQHKGKVKGCKTPLQSFLGIAEQHGGPHNGTLITQTLSQANPTAITAEEYFNPNFELGNRDMGRPMELTTKTQKFKAKLWLCEEHPLSLCEQVAPIIDLMAVSNALFAKLRDFITLRLPPGFPVKIEIPIFHILNARITFGNLNGCDEPVPSVRGSPSSETPSPGSDSSSVSSSSSTTSCRGCEISPALFEAPRGYSVMGGQREAATRDDDDDLLQFAIQQSLLEAGSEYDQVTIWEALTNSKPGTHPMSYEGRRQDRSAPPTPQRQPAPPASVPSPRPSSGPGSGGHVFRSYDEQLRLAMELSAQEQEERRRRARQEEEELERILRLSLTEQ
- the ANKRD13B gene encoding ankyrin repeat domain-containing protein 13B isoform X5, producing the protein MKKVDIEQLDPRGRTPLHLATTLGHLECARVLLAHGADVGRENRSGWTVLQEAVSTRDLELVQLVLRYRDYQRVVKRLAGIPVLLEKLRKAQDFYVEMKWEFTSWVPLVSKICPSDTYKVWKSGQNLRVDTTLLGFDHMTWQRGNRSFVFRGQDTSAVVMEIDHDRRVVYTETLALAGQDRELLLAAAQPTEEQVLSRLTAPVVTTQLDTKNISFERNKTGILGWRSEKTEMVNGYEAKVRLQLPAASPAALLPTASCTGDSDLPSPALEVYGASNVELITRTRTEHLSEQHKGKVKGCKTPLQSFLGIAEQHGGPHNGTLITQTLSQANPTAITAEEYFNPNFELGNRDMGRPMELTTKTQNVPYPLGSGGGRFKAKLWLCEEHPLSLCEQVAPIIDLMAVSNALFAKLRDFITLRLPPGFPVKIEIPIFHILNARITFGNLNGCDEPVPSVRGSPSSETPSPGSDSSSVSSSSSTTSCRGCEISPALFEAPRGYSVMGGQREAATRDDDDDLLQFAIQQSLLEAGSEYDQVTIWEALTNSKPGTHPMSYEGRRQDRSAPPTPQRQPAPPASVPSPRPSSGPGSGGHVFRSYDEQLRLAMELSAQEQEERRRRARQEEEELERILRLSLTEQ